One segment of Arthrobacter sp. MMS18-M83 DNA contains the following:
- a CDS encoding 3-hydroxyacyl-CoA dehydrogenase family protein — protein MTAVPAIPHVVGVLGGGRMGAGIAHAFLTKGATVIVVERDHEAAAGAQGRVAEAVAKSAARGTLTETADEVLSRFSTSTDYDSFIHCGLVVEAVPEDYELKVAALKAVEEHLSADAFLASNTSSLSVTGLASQLRRPANFVGLHFFNPVPASTLIEVVLAKETSPELAATAKSWTEALGKTAVVVNDAPGFASSRLGVAIALEAMRMVEEGVASAEDIDAAMVLGYKHPTGPLKTTDIVGLDVRLGIAEYLHSTLGERFAPPQILRDKVARGELGRKTGKGFFDWTD, from the coding sequence ATGACAGCAGTCCCCGCAATCCCACATGTTGTCGGTGTCCTCGGCGGGGGACGCATGGGTGCCGGCATCGCCCACGCTTTTTTGACCAAGGGCGCCACCGTGATCGTCGTCGAGCGCGATCACGAAGCCGCGGCCGGGGCGCAGGGTCGCGTCGCTGAAGCTGTGGCCAAATCCGCTGCCCGCGGCACCCTGACCGAGACCGCGGACGAAGTATTGTCCCGGTTCAGCACCTCCACCGACTACGACTCCTTTATTCACTGCGGGCTCGTTGTGGAGGCCGTGCCAGAGGATTACGAGCTCAAGGTCGCAGCCCTCAAGGCCGTGGAGGAGCACCTCTCCGCGGACGCCTTCCTGGCCTCGAACACCTCGTCCCTGTCCGTCACCGGCCTTGCTTCGCAGCTCCGGAGGCCCGCCAATTTCGTGGGCCTGCACTTCTTCAACCCGGTCCCGGCGTCCACGCTCATCGAGGTGGTCCTGGCCAAGGAGACCTCGCCGGAACTCGCTGCCACGGCGAAAAGCTGGACCGAAGCACTAGGCAAGACCGCCGTCGTCGTCAATGACGCTCCGGGCTTTGCGTCCTCGCGGCTGGGCGTCGCGATCGCCCTTGAGGCGATGCGCATGGTGGAAGAAGGCGTGGCGTCGGCGGAGGACATCGACGCCGCCATGGTGCTCGGTTACAAACACCCCACCGGGCCGCTGAAGACCACGGATATCGTCGGCCTGGATGTGCGCCTCGGCATCGCCGAATACCTGCATTCGACGCTGGGGGAGCGCTTCGCACCACCCCAGATTCTGCGCGACAAGGTTGCTCGCGGCGAGCTGGGACGCAAGACTGGCAAGGGTTTCTTCGACTGGACTGACTGA
- a CDS encoding endonuclease domain-containing protein, giving the protein MPLIVRPFTVVTGFSAASHATAFSLWSFPGLLPGSDDPRIHISRPDTMAIPRRTGVVGHVGQFFDDEITNLDGVLVTTRTRTWLDVSRKMSVDELTVVADHLLRVPRPEFEDRTEPYATLEQLADTLDRHKGTPGIRKARLALEQARIGSDSAPETRLRLALERGGLPEPQLNVVTQLAAGVVRQPDLAYPEHRVAVEYDGEPHSEPAQIVRDIAREEDFARAGWHLVRISKRHMEKDARSAVAKVRAVLLGRGWTPK; this is encoded by the coding sequence TTGCCGCTGATCGTGCGCCCTTTCACAGTGGTGACCGGGTTCTCAGCTGCATCTCACGCCACAGCCTTCTCGCTGTGGTCATTCCCAGGGCTCCTGCCGGGCAGCGATGATCCGCGCATCCATATCTCACGTCCGGACACCATGGCGATTCCGCGGCGAACCGGGGTGGTGGGACATGTGGGGCAGTTCTTCGATGACGAAATCACGAATCTTGACGGAGTCCTGGTCACCACGCGCACGCGGACATGGCTCGATGTGTCGAGGAAAATGAGCGTGGATGAGCTGACCGTTGTGGCCGACCATCTGCTGCGGGTCCCTCGGCCGGAGTTTGAAGACCGCACGGAGCCGTACGCAACATTGGAACAATTGGCCGACACGCTGGACCGGCACAAGGGCACTCCTGGGATCCGCAAGGCACGCCTGGCCCTTGAACAGGCACGGATCGGCTCCGACTCGGCCCCCGAAACGCGGCTTCGGCTGGCGCTTGAACGGGGCGGACTGCCCGAACCGCAACTGAACGTCGTCACTCAGCTAGCTGCCGGCGTCGTACGTCAACCGGATCTGGCCTATCCGGAACACCGCGTGGCGGTCGAATACGACGGCGAGCCGCATTCCGAGCCGGCCCAGATAGTCCGGGACATCGCCCGCGAAGAGGATTTCGCCCGTGCGGGCTGGCACTTGGTCAGGATCTCCAAACGGCACATGGAGAAGGATGCGAGGTCCGCCGTCGCAAAAGTCCGTGCCGTGCTCTTGGGCCGGGGCTGGACCCCCAAGTAA
- a CDS encoding ThuA domain-containing protein, with protein sequence MSEPIRVTVWSENRHEKRDELVARLYPEGMHGAVKAGIEENLGARASVRTATLDEPEHGLTEEVLANTDVLTWWGHMSHGDVDDEIVERVHRHVLSGMGLIVLHSGHWSKIFTKLMGTSCTLRWRSEQDRELVWTVDPTHPITKGVPHPIVIEQQEMYGEFFDIPTPEELVFISSFSGGEVFRSGCTFRRGHGKIFFFSPGDQDYPVYHHKDVRRVISNAVEWAVTDRPERVYPELLRYETNDFFNGKSYQGANA encoded by the coding sequence ATGTCTGAACCAATCCGCGTGACCGTCTGGAGCGAAAACCGGCACGAAAAGCGCGACGAACTGGTGGCCCGACTGTACCCCGAAGGCATGCACGGGGCAGTGAAGGCCGGCATCGAGGAGAACCTCGGCGCCAGGGCCAGCGTCCGCACCGCCACCCTCGACGAGCCCGAGCACGGCCTCACAGAAGAAGTCCTCGCCAACACGGACGTCCTCACCTGGTGGGGGCACATGTCCCACGGCGACGTCGACGACGAGATCGTGGAGCGCGTCCACCGCCACGTCCTGTCCGGCATGGGCCTGATCGTGCTGCATTCCGGGCACTGGTCGAAGATCTTCACTAAGCTCATGGGCACGTCGTGCACGCTGCGCTGGCGGAGCGAGCAGGACCGCGAACTCGTCTGGACTGTGGACCCCACCCACCCGATCACCAAGGGCGTGCCGCACCCCATCGTGATCGAGCAGCAGGAAATGTACGGCGAATTCTTCGACATCCCCACCCCCGAGGAACTCGTTTTTATCAGCTCCTTCAGCGGCGGTGAAGTATTCCGCTCCGGCTGCACGTTCCGCCGCGGCCACGGAAAGATCTTCTTCTTCAGCCCCGGCGACCAGGACTACCCGGTCTACCACCACAAGGACGTCCGCCGGGTCATCTCCAACGCCGTCGAATGGGCGGTCACCGACCGGCCGGAGCGCGTCTACCCGGAGCTCCTTCGCTATGAGACCAACGACTTCTTCAACGGCAAGAGCTACCAGGGAGCCAACGCATGA
- a CDS encoding sugar ABC transporter substrate-binding protein produces MKSAITTRRPLALAVAALVGLPLAISGCGTTASASSTEAVKEISVMDYYNNEPDKSFIGDALTACGTKAGVAIKRETVPGKSLISKVLQQSSSKTLPDVLMLDNPDLQQIAATGALAPLTDFKISTTDFAPGVLSAGTYKDKVYGLAPTVNTIALFYNKDILAKAGVTPPTTWDELKAAATKLTSGEQYGLAFNANPTYEGTWQFLPVMWSNGGNEKNIDTPETAQALQLWTDLVKDGSVSSSALNWTQADVKDQFMAGKAAMMVNGPWQIPALDKKTTLQYGVVKIPVRDASQTAVAPLGGEVWTVPQTGSKARQAKAAEVVACMNSDENQLGMAKVRNTIPSKTTLAAKFASENPKLATFTDLIKTARARTGQLGEGWPAQATKIYTAIQTALTGKASPADALKQAQGQ; encoded by the coding sequence AATCTCCGTCATGGATTACTACAACAACGAGCCGGACAAGTCATTTATCGGCGACGCGCTGACGGCGTGCGGCACCAAGGCCGGCGTCGCCATCAAACGCGAAACCGTGCCAGGCAAGTCGTTGATCTCGAAGGTGCTCCAGCAGTCCTCTTCCAAGACGTTGCCGGACGTGCTCATGCTCGACAACCCGGACCTGCAGCAGATCGCCGCCACGGGAGCTCTGGCACCCTTGACCGATTTCAAGATCAGCACCACCGACTTCGCGCCCGGAGTGCTGAGCGCTGGCACTTACAAGGACAAGGTGTACGGGCTCGCCCCCACCGTGAACACGATTGCTCTCTTCTACAACAAGGACATCCTGGCCAAGGCCGGCGTCACGCCGCCGACCACCTGGGATGAGCTGAAGGCTGCAGCCACCAAGCTCACCTCGGGTGAGCAGTATGGCCTGGCGTTCAACGCCAACCCCACTTATGAAGGCACGTGGCAGTTCCTTCCGGTCATGTGGTCCAACGGCGGCAACGAGAAGAACATCGACACCCCCGAGACCGCGCAGGCCTTGCAGCTCTGGACCGACTTGGTCAAGGACGGATCCGTGTCCTCCTCCGCCCTGAACTGGACGCAGGCAGACGTCAAGGACCAGTTCATGGCCGGCAAGGCAGCCATGATGGTCAACGGCCCTTGGCAGATTCCGGCCCTCGACAAGAAGACCACGCTGCAGTACGGGGTCGTGAAGATTCCGGTCCGCGACGCCAGCCAGACGGCCGTAGCCCCGCTTGGCGGCGAGGTGTGGACGGTCCCGCAGACAGGGAGCAAAGCCCGCCAGGCCAAGGCCGCCGAAGTAGTCGCTTGCATGAACAGTGACGAGAACCAGCTAGGCATGGCCAAGGTCCGCAACACCATCCCGTCCAAGACCACGCTGGCCGCGAAGTTCGCCAGCGAGAACCCCAAGCTCGCCACCTTCACCGATCTCATCAAGACCGCGCGCGCCCGCACCGGCCAGCTAGGCGAGGGTTGGCCAGCACAGGCTACTAAGATCTACACCGCCATCCAGACTGCGCTGACAGGCAAGGCCTCCCCTGCCGACGCCCTGAAGCAAGCCCAAGGCCAGTAA
- a CDS encoding carbohydrate ABC transporter permease gives MTTTKITSRRSAPALNRTGPAPKDPGPTSKKWGYTVLAILFLAIMLFPVYWMINASLQPNGTTLETSWLPLKPDFTGYATAISEQGGNLVTSLVISLGSVLLSLAIAAPAAYALAYFKVEGAGVVLFAILISQMIPGIVVANALYTAYNDLGLLNSIPGLILADSSHGIPFAILIIRAFMNGMPASVIEAARVDGAGYLRAFWSIVVPLSRNSLITAGLFTFLFTWSDFLFALTLTTTEAVRPVTLGIFQYIGAYVNDWSSVMATAVLASIPAIILLVAAQKYIAAGTTGGAVK, from the coding sequence ATGACAACGACGAAAATCACCAGCCGCCGTTCGGCGCCTGCCCTCAACAGAACCGGACCGGCACCCAAAGACCCCGGACCCACGTCCAAAAAGTGGGGCTACACGGTCCTGGCCATCCTCTTCCTCGCCATCATGCTGTTCCCCGTGTACTGGATGATCAACGCCTCGCTGCAGCCCAACGGCACCACCCTTGAAACCTCGTGGCTGCCGCTGAAACCGGACTTCACGGGCTATGCCACGGCCATCAGCGAACAGGGCGGGAACCTGGTCACCAGCCTGGTGATCTCGCTGGGCAGCGTGCTCCTCAGCTTGGCCATCGCGGCACCCGCGGCCTACGCCTTGGCCTATTTCAAGGTCGAAGGTGCCGGGGTGGTCCTGTTCGCGATCCTGATCAGCCAGATGATCCCCGGAATCGTGGTGGCCAACGCGTTGTACACGGCCTACAACGATCTTGGCCTGCTCAATTCCATCCCGGGCCTGATCCTCGCAGATTCCTCCCACGGCATCCCATTCGCGATCCTCATCATCAGGGCCTTCATGAACGGTATGCCAGCGTCGGTCATCGAGGCAGCGCGCGTGGATGGCGCCGGGTACCTGAGGGCCTTTTGGTCAATCGTGGTGCCCTTGAGCAGGAACTCCCTGATCACCGCGGGGCTCTTTACATTCCTGTTCACGTGGAGCGACTTCCTGTTCGCGCTGACGCTGACCACCACCGAGGCAGTGCGGCCCGTCACCCTGGGAATCTTCCAGTACATCGGCGCCTACGTGAACGACTGGAGCTCGGTCATGGCCACGGCCGTCCTAGCCTCCATCCCTGCAATCATCCTGCTGGTCGCCGCGCAAAAGTACATCGCGGCGGGCACAACCGGCGGTGCGGTCAAGTAG
- a CDS encoding GNAT family N-acetyltransferase: MTLIAPVTLDGRFVTLEPLSPEHHDGLVDAAKDGELWKLWYTSVPSPERMAAEIDRRLALQEQGSMLPFATRLKASGKLIGMTTYMNIDTATPRVEIGSTWNAASAHGSGSNPDSKLLLLHHAFETLGCPAVEFRTHWLNHQSREAIARLGAKQDGVLRNHSRTLDGVLRDTVVFSILEHEWPAVRTGLEFRLAKRLPM; encoded by the coding sequence GTGACTCTCATTGCACCTGTAACCCTGGATGGCCGCTTCGTAACCTTGGAACCGCTGAGCCCCGAGCACCACGATGGCTTGGTGGACGCAGCCAAGGACGGCGAGTTGTGGAAGCTTTGGTACACCTCCGTGCCGTCGCCTGAACGAATGGCCGCGGAGATCGACCGCCGGCTCGCGCTGCAGGAGCAGGGATCGATGTTGCCATTCGCCACGCGGTTGAAGGCGAGCGGCAAGCTGATCGGCATGACCACCTACATGAACATCGACACCGCCACCCCGCGCGTCGAGATCGGCTCCACGTGGAACGCAGCCTCTGCACACGGCAGCGGCAGCAACCCCGATTCCAAGCTGTTGCTCCTCCACCACGCCTTCGAAACCCTCGGTTGCCCCGCCGTCGAATTCCGGACCCACTGGCTCAACCACCAATCGCGTGAGGCTATCGCGCGGCTGGGCGCCAAGCAGGACGGCGTGCTCCGCAACCACTCGCGCACGCTGGACGGAGTACTGCGCGACACAGTCGTGTTCTCCATTCTCGAACACGAATGGCCCGCCGTCCGTACCGGCCTCGAGTTCAGGCTCGCGAAGCGGCTCCCCATGTAG
- a CDS encoding enoyl-CoA hydratase/isomerase family protein: MALNPGEFGTLLIEEREDRVTVLLNRPEVRNAIDQQMVDELHKVCDYLEGEPKILIIAGVEGVFASGADIGQLRERRRDDALRGINSTIFVRIAKLPMPVIAALDGYCLGGGAELAYAADFRIGTPSLRIGNPETGLGIMAAAGATWRLKELVGEPIAKEILLAGAVLRAEEALRINLITQIHEAPVLMEAAHNLADRIGRQDPLAVRITKSVFHAPAEAHPVIDTLAQGMLFESQAKFDRMQAFLDKKSAKQSSDKQSSDNPDRTRK, from the coding sequence ATGGCTTTGAACCCCGGGGAATTCGGAACCTTGCTCATAGAAGAACGCGAGGACCGCGTCACTGTCCTCCTGAACCGGCCCGAGGTCCGCAACGCGATCGACCAGCAGATGGTGGACGAACTCCACAAGGTGTGCGACTACCTTGAGGGCGAGCCGAAAATACTGATCATCGCCGGCGTAGAAGGCGTGTTTGCGTCGGGCGCGGACATCGGCCAGCTGCGGGAACGCCGCCGTGACGACGCCCTGCGCGGCATCAACTCCACCATCTTTGTCCGGATCGCGAAACTGCCCATGCCCGTCATCGCGGCCTTGGACGGCTACTGCCTGGGCGGCGGGGCCGAGCTCGCCTATGCGGCGGACTTCCGCATCGGTACGCCCAGCCTCCGGATCGGCAACCCGGAAACCGGGCTGGGCATCATGGCCGCAGCCGGGGCCACGTGGCGCCTCAAGGAACTCGTGGGGGAGCCGATCGCCAAGGAAATCCTCCTGGCCGGTGCCGTCCTCCGTGCCGAGGAAGCCCTGCGGATCAACCTCATCACCCAGATCCATGAGGCCCCGGTGCTCATGGAAGCTGCCCACAACCTTGCTGACCGGATCGGCCGGCAGGACCCCCTGGCCGTGCGGATCACCAAGTCGGTCTTCCACGCTCCCGCCGAGGCGCACCCCGTAATCGACACCTTGGCCCAGGGCATGCTCTTTGAATCCCAAGCCAAGTTCGACCGCATGCAGGCGTTCCTCGACAAGAAGAGCGCCAAACAGTCCAGCGACAAGCAGTCCAGCGACAACCCAGACAGGACCCGGAAATGA
- a CDS encoding Gfo/Idh/MocA family protein, with protein sequence MSTPFATLPDDGTPLRVVVVGAGGMGRAWLRTVHESPLVELAGIVDLDLDAARAGAAAIGLPDLPVGTGTAQLASDFGAQAVINVTVPVAHHPVTTEALAAGLPVLGEKPVASTVVQGLSLAAASELTGQLFMVSQSRRYNRHLFEAKRLASALGTVGIMSAEFFKAPHFGGFRDAMDHPLLLDMAIHQFDMARFLLDEDPVSVFCEEYNPAWSWYRGDAGATAIFEMTGGERFVFTGSWCSPGQETSWNAAWRISGEHGTVLWDGDNEPLVDSIEVPLRADSDDPGQEIAGSLSDFVAALRNGSTPMGQVHQNIMSLAMVEAAMLSASTGTRISVDALLEESYSQAVLTERDPDVLEVLKSWTSVRGALAPAPR encoded by the coding sequence ATGAGCACCCCTTTCGCCACCCTTCCCGACGACGGCACTCCCCTTCGCGTCGTCGTCGTCGGCGCCGGGGGCATGGGCCGCGCATGGCTTCGGACGGTGCACGAGTCGCCGCTCGTGGAGCTCGCGGGCATCGTTGACCTGGATCTGGACGCCGCCCGCGCCGGCGCGGCGGCTATCGGGCTTCCCGATCTGCCGGTGGGCACCGGGACCGCACAGTTGGCGTCCGACTTCGGCGCCCAAGCGGTCATCAACGTCACCGTTCCGGTCGCCCACCATCCGGTGACCACTGAGGCGCTGGCTGCCGGACTGCCAGTGCTCGGCGAAAAGCCCGTAGCCTCCACCGTAGTCCAAGGGCTTTCGCTGGCCGCGGCGTCGGAGCTCACTGGCCAGTTGTTCATGGTCAGCCAGTCCCGCCGGTACAACCGCCACCTGTTCGAAGCCAAACGGCTCGCCTCGGCGCTCGGCACTGTGGGCATCATGTCGGCGGAATTCTTCAAGGCTCCGCATTTCGGTGGTTTCCGGGATGCCATGGACCACCCGCTCCTGCTGGACATGGCCATCCATCAGTTCGACATGGCCCGCTTCCTGCTCGACGAAGATCCGGTCTCGGTGTTCTGCGAGGAATACAACCCGGCTTGGAGTTGGTACCGCGGCGATGCAGGGGCCACCGCCATCTTCGAAATGACCGGCGGGGAGCGCTTCGTGTTCACCGGGAGCTGGTGCAGCCCGGGCCAGGAGACCTCCTGGAACGCCGCGTGGCGGATCAGCGGCGAACACGGCACGGTCCTGTGGGACGGCGACAATGAACCGCTCGTGGATTCCATCGAGGTCCCACTCAGGGCAGACAGCGATGATCCCGGGCAGGAGATCGCCGGCTCGCTGAGTGACTTCGTGGCCGCCCTGCGCAACGGAAGCACCCCCATGGGCCAGGTTCACCAGAACATCATGAGCCTGGCCATGGTGGAAGCCGCCATGCTCAGCGCGTCGACCGGCACCCGGATCTCCGTGGACGCGCTTCTTGAGGAATCGTATTCCCAGGCCGTCCTGACGGAACGCGACCCGGACGTGCTGGAGGTCCTCAAGTCCTGGACCTCGGTCCGCGGCGCTTTGGCTCCTGCTCCCCGCTGA
- a CDS encoding carbohydrate ABC transporter permease: protein MSLTTDLSQAKSRAKLRANSRAKSGTDTTPPGETGLKPRRRSRKHRERIYQWLFLVPAVIYMALFFGYPVVKNVVMSFQDYTTATFFTGEAPWVGFANYAKVLSSSLFSTSLVNTVLFTLGSIAGQFVIGLALAVFFQRRFPLNGILRSLLLLPWLLPLIVSSAVWRWILDKDSGALNRFLGQLHIVDTGVPWLTSTSLALIAVVGVNIWIGIPFNLTILYGGLQEIPNELYEAGSLDGATGWKAFRHITWPMLRPVVSVVLVLGVVYTLKVLDIILGLTNGGPANSTQTIATQSYDLSFHEFKFGEGAALGNVLVVISLVFAVLYLRASRRSVDE from the coding sequence ATGTCCCTCACAACTGATTTGTCGCAGGCCAAGTCGCGCGCCAAGCTACGCGCCAACTCGCGGGCAAAATCCGGGACTGACACCACCCCGCCAGGGGAGACGGGACTAAAGCCCCGCAGGCGCAGCCGCAAACACCGCGAGCGCATCTACCAATGGCTGTTCCTGGTCCCCGCCGTGATCTATATGGCCCTGTTCTTCGGCTACCCAGTAGTCAAGAACGTCGTGATGAGCTTCCAGGACTACACCACCGCCACGTTCTTCACGGGGGAGGCCCCCTGGGTGGGGTTTGCGAACTACGCAAAGGTGCTGTCGTCGTCGTTGTTTTCAACGTCGCTGGTGAACACCGTGCTGTTCACCCTCGGCTCGATAGCTGGCCAGTTCGTGATCGGGCTGGCGCTGGCGGTCTTCTTCCAGCGCAGGTTCCCGCTCAACGGAATCCTCCGTTCGCTGCTCCTGCTCCCCTGGCTGCTGCCGCTCATCGTTTCCAGCGCCGTGTGGCGGTGGATCTTGGACAAGGACAGCGGAGCCTTGAACCGGTTCCTGGGCCAGTTGCACATCGTGGACACCGGCGTTCCTTGGCTCACCAGCACTTCGCTGGCCCTGATCGCGGTGGTTGGAGTGAACATCTGGATCGGCATCCCGTTCAATCTGACCATCCTCTACGGCGGCCTCCAGGAAATCCCCAACGAGCTCTATGAGGCCGGTTCCCTGGACGGCGCCACCGGTTGGAAGGCGTTCCGGCACATCACTTGGCCGATGCTGCGGCCGGTGGTGAGCGTGGTCCTGGTGCTCGGCGTCGTCTACACCCTGAAGGTGCTGGACATCATCCTGGGCCTGACCAACGGCGGCCCCGCCAACTCGACCCAGACCATCGCCACCCAGTCCTACGATCTGTCCTTCCACGAGTTCAAATTCGGCGAGGGCGCCGCGCTGGGCAATGTCCTGGTGGTCATTTCCTTGGTCTTCGCGGTCCTGTACCTGCGGGCCAGCCGGCGATCCGTCGATGAATGA